The following nucleotide sequence is from Prosthecobacter sp..
GAGGCGGTTGCTGATGCCGTGGCCGTACTCATGCACCACGATGTCTCCGTCAAAGGAGCTGTCGCGGTCCGGTGCCGGCCCCGGCCAGATGTACATCTGCATGCGGCCTGGAGAACCGTCGCTGGGCGTGGAAAAGTTCGCATTGTTGGTGCCGCTGCCGTCTTGCGCATCCGCCTGCACAGCATCGTTGCCGTTGCCGCCACGTCCGAAGTTGTTGGTCTGAAAGTTGCCCGCGCTCTCCGTAAAACCCAGTTGGTACATGCGGTCGTGAATCCAGTTGTTGTAGTAAAAGAGCTGCGTCACCGTCGCGTCGCGGTAAGCCGTCGGTTCCGAGGCCGAGTTGAAGGAGAAGTCAAACACGCGGCTCGGTGAACCTTGCGGACGCGGCGTGTCGGCAATGTTGTCCGCGTTCAGATCAAGGTGCGCATCGACGTTGTTACCCACCGTCTCATTCTGACCGTCGGGAATCCATCCTTCGGGGGATGCGGTGGTGTTCAATGCCTGCGTCGTCACCAAAGAACGCGCGACTTCCGCTGGCTGCGTCGAGAGCGGCGTGTTGTGGCCCGGCGTCATCGGCGTGGGGCTGTCACCGGTGAACACGCGATACGAAGCGTTGCTGATGTCAGCCGTCAGGCTCTGGCGCACGAGGATTTTTCCGTCCTCGGCATCGATGAGCAGACGGAACATCTCGTTTTGCTGCAAACTGAATGTCTCGATCTCCCACGCCAGTCGCAGCGTGTCCTCATCTATCGGCACCCAGCTCAGGTGTGCTGCTGTGTCGCTGAAGCCGGGAGCGGTGAGCTTCTGCGCTTGCTCAGCACCTTGTACGGTCGAGTTCGGCGTAACTGCGGCCTGTTGCAGATCACCGCCCAGGCTCTTTGCCACGTGGGTCATCGCATCGGCAACGTTCAGCGGTGGCTGCGGCACCAGCTTGACTTGCTCTCCGGCTGCTTTGACCGGATCTCCCATGAAATGGCTTCCCAGCGTCACCAGGTCGCCGTTCTTCGTCAGATTCGCCTTCAGGATCGTCTGGAACACCGGCACGCCTGCCACCTCCTGCTGCCAGACCACCGTCCGCATCCCGCTGTGTGCGGTCACATCCTCCCTCGTCACTCGTGCGTTTCCTGATTGCAACGCCGCTGCGCCATGGCCGAACAACGCCGCATGCTTTGTCACAAAAACGCGCACCGGTGCATGTGGATCCTTCACATCAGGCTGCGCCTTCGCCAGAAATCTGCCTGCCGCCATGATGTGGCTGGGCGCGCCCGTAATCGGGTCAAAATCCACTTGTACTCCGGGCACCTCACGGCGTAGAGCCGCCAGTGCTTCGGCACGTTCCACACTTGTCGTAGTGACGGCTTTCGATTCACGTTTGTCCATCTCGCCCAGCCGCTCTTTTTTTCGATCAAGGATGAAGAGGCTTTTTTTGGCGGGCTTGGCAGCCTCGGCCACGGTCTCAACCGATGGCCTTGCGCCTGGTTTTTCCGGTGCTTCGTATGGTTTAAGCCTTATCCATAATAGGGCCAGTGCCAGCAGGAGCAGAACAGAGGCGACAGGCAGCCAATATTTTAGAGGTGAAAATTTCATTTTGACCGTTGTAGCGAAAGAAGTGATGTCTTGGCAAGAGTGTACTCGTAAAAAAATGACCCTGCTCTGCCGGAGCAAAAGCCAGTGCTATCACATGCACACTTGTCTGGCCCCCTCCTTTCGCCATCATGCCCCCGATGCTCTTCCCCATCCTCAACGACTCCGACCTCGGCCGCCTCGGCCTTGAAACGCCCATCTCGCGCATTGATCGTGCCTTGAAGCAGCTCTGGGAGGGCGACGAGGCCAAAACGCGGGCCTCGCTGATCAATTTGGCCATCTACACCGAGGACAGCAGCCTGCTTGCCGCTGACAACGACTTGCTCGATCACGTCGCCGCCGAGCACGCCTGCCGCGCCCTGCTCATTCTCGCACTGCCCGAGTCACAGCCACCGCGCGCACGTGCGTGGATTCAGGCGCTGTGCCGTCCGTATCAAGGCAAGCAAACCGTGTGCAGCGAGCAGCTCAGCTTTGTTCTCGAAGGGGGTGATGCCGCACAGGTGCAAAACATCGTCTTTGCCCATCTCGACAGCGATCTCCCCCTCGTCGTTTGGTGGCAGGCGGACCTCACGCAGCACTTCGAGGAGCGCTTTTACTCGCGCATCGACACACTCATCATCGACAGCAGCCGCTGGAGCGATCCTGCGCGGCAGTTCGACGCGCTGCTGACCGCCATGCACGCCGAAACCGCCGACTTCGACGTGCGCGATCTCGCCTGGACACGCTCGCACTTCATGCGCACCGCGCTCGCCAGTTGCTTCCAGGACGCCTCCGCGCTGCAAAACCTCGCGAAGCTGCAGGCCATCCACATCACTCATCTCAAAGGCCAGCGCACCGCCGCGTTGTTGCTCGCTGTGTGGATCAATCAGCGACTAGGCACCACGTTGAAGCTGGAACTGATCGAAAAAGACAGCGGTCCCGCCCTCCAGAGCGTCGTGCTTGAAGGCGACGGTGTCCGTGGCGAGGTGCGCCGCGACTGCGATTCCGCCTTCATTCATGTTTGCACCTCCTGCGGCCAGCATGAGCACAAAGACCTCCTCCCCGCCGACGTGGACAGCGACGCAGAGCTCGTCAGCGAACAGCTTTCCCGTTTCCACGGCAGCACGCTCTACTCCAGCATGCTACCCTTCGTCCGCAGCATGCTCAATTAATCCTCCTCTTACTCGTTCTCCTACTCCTCCTCCCTTTCCGAATATTTTCCGACTCTCGTTTCAGGGAGAAGGAGCAAGAGTAGGAGGAGGAAAAAGATTCAATCCATCACATGCGCCCCTGGCTCCATCTCGCCCGCATCTCCAACCTCCCCACGGTCTGGACCAACGTCACCGCTGCCTGGCTCCTCACCGGCGGCACGCTCACCGATCCACGTCTCTACTGGCTCATCCTCGCCGGCTCCTTGCTCTACACCGGCGGCATGATTCTCAATGACGCGGCCGATGTGAAGTTTGACCGCGAACATCGCAAAGAACGACCCATTCCCAGCGGCCAGGTCAGTCTGAACACCGCCTGGATCGTCAGCATTGCCATGCTCATCGTCGGCGCGACACTGGCCACCTGGTTCGGAGCCAATCCCCGCATCACCGCCATTCTGGTGGCCGCGATCGTGTTCTACGACCTCTATCACAAGCAGTGGGCCGGTTCCGTCATCATCATGGGCGCATGCCGCATGCTCCTTTATTTGATGGCCGCCAGCGCCGCACCCGCCGCCGCCCTGCCTGCCGCTGCCGCCCTTGGCTGCTACGTTGTCGGCATCACCATCGCCGCACGTTTGGAGCACAAAAACGGCGCGTTGCCCGCCGCATCATCCATGCTCGCCCTCGCACTGCTGTACACGCCTGGAATCGTCTTTGCGATGCGTTTTGCCTCAGCGGGCGGCTATCCGATGCAGCTCGTGATCCTTGCCGCCTTTGCCATCCTCATCGCCTACGCCACTCAAATGCTGCGCAAAGGTGGTCCCGCCATCGGCCAGGCCGTTGGCACATTGCTCGCCGGCATTGCCATCGTCGATGCCCTCGCCGTTTCCAGCGTCTCTACCACGGTTGCGCTCGGATTCGTCGCTCTCGCCCCCGTTTTACGCCTCTGGCAGCGCTGGGTGGCCGCGACGTGATGGAATCAACCAACACTGGCCGTTTAGCCTTTCCCTTTGACCGCAACCCCGGTCACGGGCAAAGAACCCGCCCCCAATGCTGGAGAAACAAATCAGGCTCGAACACACCCACCGCATCTTGTTCACGAGAGAAGTCTTCGCGCCCCGGAACAACACGATCCGCGATCTTCTCAAGCTCGACCAGCCGCACAAGCTGCCGCGCGTCCTCGTTTTCGTCGATGAAGCCGTCGCCAATGCAAATCGTGATCTCATCGACGACATCGTCGGTTATGGCGAGGCCCATGCGGAGGCCTTCACGCTGACGGACACGCCCATCGTCATTCCCGGCGGTGAGTCCTGCAAAAACGACCTGCGCCTCGTCGAATGCTGCTGGGACGCCATCAACGAGGCCGCGCTGGACCGTCACAGCTACGTCTTCGTCATCGGTGGTGGTGCGGTGCTCGATCTCGTCTGCTTTGCGGCCTCCACGGCGCATCGTGGCATTCGTCATGTGCGTTTCCCCACCACGACACTGTCTCAAGGCGACGGCGGTGTTGGTGTGAAGAACGGCGTGAACTACTTCGGGAAAAAAAACTGGATCGGCAGCTTCGCCGTCCCCTATGCCGTGGTGAATGACTTCGCCTTCCTCGAATCCCTGCCGCAGCGTGAGCGCCGCAACGGCATCATCGAGGCCATCAAAGTCTCTCTCATCCGGGATCGTGCCTTCTTCGAGCAAATCGAGAGTATGGCCGATGATCTCGCCGCGCTGAAGCAGGACGCGCTCGAAAGAGTCATCCAGCGCAGCGCCGAGTTGCACGTCGAGCACATCGCCACCGGTGGTGATCCCTTTGAACTCGGCTCCGCCCGCCCGCTCGACTTCGGCCACTGGGCCGCGCACAAATTGGAGCAGATTTCCAAGTTTGCCGTCGCGCATGGCGAGGCCGTCGCCATCGGCATGGCCGTCGATCTCGTTTATTCGCGCATGCAGGGCATCCTCGATGTCGAGACTTGCGAACGCGTGCTTCAGCTCATCGAGCGCATCGGTTTCGCCACCTTCTCCCCGCACCTGCTCGATACCGGCAGAAGCGGCGAGCCCGCCATCCTTGAAGGCCTCGAAGAATTCCGCGAACACCTCGGCGGTGAGCTGACCGTCACCCTCGTGCCTGAGATCGGCACGAAGCTCGAAGTTCACGAAATGAACCGTGTGAAGATCCTGAACGCGCTCGTGGAGCTGAAACAGCGTCAGGCGGCGGTGCCGTGAATGCGAACTTGCATTTTTCCGTCTGTTGGAAC
It contains:
- a CDS encoding glucose-6-phosphate dehydrogenase assembly protein OpcA gives rise to the protein MPPMLFPILNDSDLGRLGLETPISRIDRALKQLWEGDEAKTRASLINLAIYTEDSSLLAADNDLLDHVAAEHACRALLILALPESQPPRARAWIQALCRPYQGKQTVCSEQLSFVLEGGDAAQVQNIVFAHLDSDLPLVVWWQADLTQHFEERFYSRIDTLIIDSSRWSDPARQFDALLTAMHAETADFDVRDLAWTRSHFMRTALASCFQDASALQNLAKLQAIHITHLKGQRTAALLLAVWINQRLGTTLKLELIEKDSGPALQSVVLEGDGVRGEVRRDCDSAFIHVCTSCGQHEHKDLLPADVDSDAELVSEQLSRFHGSTLYSSMLPFVRSMLN
- a CDS encoding UbiA family prenyltransferase, with translation MRPWLHLARISNLPTVWTNVTAAWLLTGGTLTDPRLYWLILAGSLLYTGGMILNDAADVKFDREHRKERPIPSGQVSLNTAWIVSIAMLIVGATLATWFGANPRITAILVAAIVFYDLYHKQWAGSVIIMGACRMLLYLMAASAAPAAALPAAAALGCYVVGITIAARLEHKNGALPAASSMLALALLYTPGIVFAMRFASAGGYPMQLVILAAFAILIAYATQMLRKGGPAIGQAVGTLLAGIAIVDALAVSSVSTTVALGFVALAPVLRLWQRWVAAT